From the Trachemys scripta elegans isolate TJP31775 unplaced genomic scaffold, CAS_Tse_1.0 scaffold_137, whole genome shotgun sequence genome, one window contains:
- the ZNF219 gene encoding zinc finger protein 219 translates to MEEVDSRSPSPHKAVDSSPASCAALPSPPLQQEPPPSPLPEELSPGEGDNSAFNGELDLQRYFNGPGPALGAGGGRKARPYPCAVCGKRFRFNSILALHTRIHASETPFTCPYCGHRAAQRGLLRLHLRSHRPEACARLSHQSRLLLELEERALLRRGPPAASEGEEEEEEEEEEEPPPLPIPPPAPPPAPPSPPPPLPPPSFRCPFCKGKFRTVGERERHLRILHQPYKCGQCPFAAAQEVELQRHSREAHAPPAPPAPAAPPPAEFRCQVCGQAFTQSWFLKGHMRKHKDSFDHKCQVCGRCFKEPWFLKNHMKVHLSKLGLKGERGAAMPAAGGKPKAPRGLLLGYEALYPAFLPPPDKAEQGSFLGYLELRPPGDASCAERLQATARAVESGQEAVAQLWGERRRHNGGEAAREEGGAGVGQHRCPDCARAFATYQQMALHSRSHRPQDGDWARGRALGALASLHAAAGHGLPTDGGGGSNTSTSWGTALPSPGIQEEKGLRSGALCPDGSRGTSGKDCPYCGKTFRSSHHLKVHLRVHTGERPYKCPHCDYAGTQSGSLKYHLQRHHREQKNSAGAGATGALEPRGRTTPSASAKPPTFPPELLLQAAEKYRGAFLPQAWGTASHEPPARPSRRKPACTGRALRNGRADFEPLDLSLRPALEGVPPGELTLHRCLFCPFATSASELMALHLQVHHSRKARGRRPVMAPPARPHACLGQDGEQPPPHPQDEGPGVGEEPPTAVAHMFQQPPGAPMDTELSERQGELELVLA, encoded by the exons ATGGAG GAGGTGGACTCCCGGTCGCCGTCCCCACACAAGGCAGTGGACTCCAGCCCCGCCAGCTGCGCAGCCCTGCCGTCTCCCCCACTCCAGCAGGAGCCTCCGCCGTCCCCCCTGCCCGAGGAGCTGTCCCCTGGCGAGGGCGACAACTCAGCCTTCAACGGAGAGCTGGACCTGCAGCGCTACTTCAATGGGCCGGGGCCCGCGctgggggcaggcggggggcgcaaAGCCCGGCCCTACCCCTGCGCCGTCTGTGGCAAGCGCTTCCGCTTCAACAGCATCCTAGCACTCCACACGCGGATTCATGCCAGCGAGACCCCCTTTACCTGCCCCTACTGTGGGCACCGCGCTGCCCAGCGCGGCCTCCTGCGGCTCCATCTCCGCTCCCACCGCCCCGAGGCCTGCGCCCGCCTCAGCCACCAGAGCcgcctgctgctggagctggaggagcggGCACTGCTGCGACGGGGCCCGCCAGCTGCCAGcgagggggaggaagaagaggaggaagaggaggaggaggagcctcccCCGCTGCCTATCcccccaccagccccaccccctgcccccccatcacCCCCACCACCGCTGCCTCCCCCCAGCTTCCGCTGCCCCTTCTGCAAAGGCAAGTTCCGGACGGTGGGTGAGCGGGAGCGACACCTGCGGATCCTGCACCAGCCCTACAAGTGTGGGCAGTGCCCCTTTGCCGCTGCCCAGGAGGTggagctgcagcggcacagccgGGAGGCCCACGCCCCcccagcgcccccagcccctgccgcgccgccccccgccGAGTTCCGCTGCCAGGTGTGCGGCCAGGCCTTCACCCAGTCCTGGTTCCTCAAGGGGCACATGCGCAAACACAAGGACTCCTTCGACCACAAGTGCCAGGTCTGCGGGCGCTGCTTCAAGGAGCCCTGGTTCCTCAAGAACCACATGAAGGTGCATCTCAGCAAGCTGGGGCTGAAGGGGGAGCGGGGTGCGGCCATGCCGGCGGCCGGCGGGAAGCCCAAGGCGCctcgggggctgctgctgggCTACGAGGCGCTGTACCCTGCCTTCCTGCCGCCCCCGGACAAGGCCGAGCAAGGCTCCTTCCTGGGCTACTTGGAGCTGCGCCCGCCGGGCGATGCCAGCTGCGCCGAGCGGCTCCAGGCCACGGCCCGCGCAGTGGAGAGCGGGCAGGAGGCGGTTGCCCAGCTGTGGGGCGAGCGCCGGCGGCACAATGGGGGTGAGGCGGCCAGGGAGGAGGGTGGCGCCGGCGTGGGACAGCACCGCTGCCCCGACTGTGCCCGGGCCTTCGCCACGTACCAGCAGATGGCCCTGCACAGCCGCAGCCACCGGCCCCAGGATGGTGactgggccaggggccgggccctGGGGGCGCTGGCCTCACTCCATGCGGCAGCGGGACACGGGCTGCCCACGGACGGCGGGGGTGGCTCCAACACAAGCACCAGCTGGGGCACGGCCCTACCCAGCCCGGGGATACAGG AGGAAAAGGGGCTGCGCAGCGGCGCCCTGTGTCCGGATGGGAGCCGTGGCACGTCAGGCAAAGACTGTCCCTACTGCGGGAAAACCTTCCGCTCCTCCCACCATCTCAAGGTGCATCTGCGCGTCCACACAG GCGAGCGCCCATACAAGTGCCCACACTGCGACTACGCTGGCACCCAGTCTGGCTCTCTCAAGTACCACCTGCAGCGCCACCACCGTGAGCAGAAGAACAGCGCTGGCGCAGGCGCAACTGGGGCCTTGGAGCCACGGGGCCGcaccactcccagtgcctccgCCAAGCCGCCCACCTTCCCgccggagctgctgctgcaggcagccGAGAAGTACCGCGGGGCTTTCCTGCCACAGGCCTGGGGCACGGCCAGCCatgagcccccggcccggccatCCCGCCGCAAGCCGGCCTGCACTGGCCGAGCCCTGCGCAATGGCCGGGCCGACTTCGAGCCGCTGGACCTGTCGCTGCGGCCGGCGCTAGAGGGGGTGCCGCCTGGTGAGCTCACCCTGCACCGATGTCTCTTCTGCCCCTTTGCCACCTCCGCTTCTGAGCTCATGGCTCTGCACCTGCAGGTCCACCACAGCCGCAAGGCCCGGGGGCGCCGCCCTGTTATGGCCCCTCCCGCACGGCCCCATGCCTGcctggggcaggatggggagcagcccccaccacacccccaggACGAGGGGCCTGGAGTTGGGGAGGAGCCCCCCACTGCCGTGGCCCACATGTTCCAACAGCCCCCCGGAGCCCCCATGGACACGGAGCTGAGTGAGAGGcaaggggagctggagctggtgcTGGCTTGA